The following coding sequences lie in one Euzebyales bacterium genomic window:
- a CDS encoding aspartate aminotransferase family protein codes for MTSSSEAVGHDQSNSAHTLADGHLWLHFTRTNDWMGPEPSIPVLDRGEGCYVWDVEGHRYLDGLSALFCVQVGYGRPEMVEAAARQMRKLPFATNWATAHQPAIDLAAQLAERFPADLNHAFFVNSGSEAVESALKLARQYHAARGDPQRHKIISRHYAYHGTTLGALGVTGLQSLTEPFEPLAPGHIHVANTNSYRPQTDDPAGAIEEAIEQAGPETVSAVFLEPVQNAGGCFLPPEGYFQRVRDICDRHGVLLVSDEVICAFGRLGTWTGAERYDYLPDIITFAKGVTSAYAPLGGMVFRSELARALNKEPTDMFLHGSTWGGHPVACAVASANIGVFESDDVLGNVQRNEAWFGEQLRELYRRHEIVGDVRGTGYFWALELVKDRDRRIGFDDRESEELLRGFLSRRLLELGLICRADDRDEPVIQISPPLVADRAVLGELVDTLDIVLGEAVLRLHPRLGAPEPDRSAGGPGTSAP; via the coding sequence ATGACCTCAAGCAGCGAAGCGGTAGGTCACGACCAGTCGAATAGCGCCCACACGCTGGCAGACGGACACCTGTGGCTGCACTTCACGCGCACGAACGACTGGATGGGCCCCGAACCATCGATCCCGGTGCTCGACCGGGGCGAGGGGTGCTACGTCTGGGACGTGGAGGGCCACCGCTACCTCGACGGCCTGTCGGCCCTGTTCTGCGTGCAGGTCGGTTACGGACGTCCCGAGATGGTCGAGGCGGCCGCGCGGCAGATGCGCAAGCTGCCGTTCGCGACCAACTGGGCGACGGCGCACCAGCCGGCGATCGACCTTGCCGCGCAGCTCGCCGAGCGCTTCCCCGCCGACCTGAACCACGCGTTCTTCGTCAACTCCGGATCCGAGGCCGTCGAGTCGGCACTCAAGCTCGCGCGCCAGTACCACGCCGCACGCGGCGACCCGCAGCGGCACAAGATCATCAGCCGCCACTACGCGTACCACGGCACCACGCTGGGCGCTCTGGGCGTCACCGGTCTGCAGTCGCTGACGGAGCCGTTCGAGCCGTTGGCACCCGGCCACATCCACGTCGCGAACACCAACAGCTACCGGCCGCAGACCGACGACCCGGCAGGGGCGATCGAGGAGGCGATCGAGCAGGCTGGCCCCGAGACCGTGTCGGCTGTCTTCCTGGAGCCCGTGCAGAACGCCGGCGGCTGCTTCCTGCCCCCCGAGGGGTACTTCCAGCGGGTCCGCGACATCTGCGACCGGCACGGCGTGTTGCTGGTGTCCGACGAGGTGATCTGCGCGTTCGGGCGGCTCGGCACGTGGACCGGTGCCGAGAGGTACGACTACCTGCCCGACATCATCACGTTTGCCAAGGGCGTCACGTCCGCTTATGCGCCGCTGGGCGGCATGGTGTTCCGCAGCGAGCTCGCGCGCGCGCTCAACAAGGAACCGACCGACATGTTCCTCCACGGATCAACGTGGGGCGGGCATCCGGTGGCGTGCGCCGTCGCGAGCGCCAACATCGGCGTGTTCGAGTCCGACGACGTGCTCGGCAACGTGCAACGCAACGAGGCCTGGTTCGGCGAACAGCTCCGCGAGCTGTATCGACGTCACGAGATCGTCGGCGACGTGCGCGGCACGGGGTACTTCTGGGCGCTGGAGCTGGTCAAGGATCGCGACCGCAGGATCGGGTTCGACGACCGGGAGTCCGAGGAGCTGCTGCGGGGCTTCCTGTCGCGTCGCCTGTTGGAGCTCGGGCTCATCTGCCGTGCCGACGACCGCGACGAACCGGTGATCCAGATCTCGCCACCGCTCGTCGCGGATCGTGCGGTGCTCGGCGAGCTCGTCGACACGCTCGACATCGTGCTGGGCGAGGCGGTCCTGCGGCTCCACCCGCGCCTCGGGGCACCCGAGCCCGACCGGTCAGCGGGCGGGCCGGGCACCAGCGCGCCCTGA
- a CDS encoding succinate dehydrogenase cytochrome b subunit encodes MRYSAWALEFYRSALGKKYIMAITGIVWMGYVFAHMVGNLKMYLGPEALNSYGEWLREGLLYPILPHHVMLWILRIGLIVALALHLHAAYALTRMNQKARPTRYQTPRDYIAADFAARTMRWTGIIVLLFIIYHLADLTWGWANPDFVRGDVYNNLVASLSNPFVALFYLAANAALGVHLYHGAWSLFQSLGISSPRFNPWRRFFAIAFAVVTVGANLSFPIAVQLGVVG; translated from the coding sequence GTGCGCTACAGCGCGTGGGCGCTGGAGTTCTATCGGTCCGCGCTCGGCAAGAAGTACATCATGGCGATCACCGGGATCGTCTGGATGGGCTACGTGTTCGCCCACATGGTCGGCAACCTCAAGATGTACCTGGGTCCGGAGGCCCTCAACTCGTACGGCGAGTGGCTGCGCGAGGGACTGCTGTACCCGATCCTGCCGCACCACGTCATGTTGTGGATCCTGCGGATCGGCCTGATCGTCGCGCTCGCCCTGCACCTGCACGCCGCGTACGCCCTCACCCGGATGAACCAGAAGGCCCGGCCGACGCGCTATCAGACACCGCGCGACTACATCGCCGCCGACTTCGCGGCACGCACCATGCGGTGGACGGGCATCATCGTGCTGCTGTTCATCATCTACCACCTGGCCGACCTCACGTGGGGATGGGCAAACCCGGACTTCGTCCGTGGGGACGTCTACAACAACCTCGTCGCGAGCCTGTCCAACCCGTTCGTCGCGTTGTTCTACCTGGCGGCCAACGCCGCACTCGGCGTGCACCTGTACCACGGCGCGTGGAGCCTGTTCCAGAGCCTCGGCATCAGCAGCCCGCGATTCAACCCCTGGCGGCGGTTCTTCGCGATCGCGTTCGCGGTCGTTACCGTCGGCGCCAACCTGTCGTTCCCCATCGCCGTGCAGCTCGGCGTCGTCGGGTAG
- a CDS encoding cytochrome c oxidase assembly protein, producing the protein MDQISWWCSGTLGQPWTWEYRPLLGVWLLAAALGGAYAFAMWHHHTSTAPRSPSSGHYAVRFTAALVLLVVSSEWPLGPLGAGYLASIAALRMLLLTFGVAPLLLVGTPPWMLRALLGVDGGSGDRPRRRLRLAQVLTFPWVAFLLFNVTLIVTQLPPVVDTMKITQLGSFGLDIAWLAASIIVWVPIVRPVPELGGLGDPMRLLYLFGLSVLPTVPASFLTFSRFPLYRLYELAPRVFDPIDAVLDQQIAGLSLKVGGGILLWTAMTVLFFRWAAQEQPDAVQSVSWARFERDLERHDLRSHRERPPS; encoded by the coding sequence GTGGACCAGATCAGTTGGTGGTGCTCCGGGACGCTGGGCCAACCATGGACCTGGGAGTACCGGCCGCTGCTCGGCGTCTGGCTGCTCGCTGCCGCGCTCGGTGGTGCGTACGCGTTCGCGATGTGGCACCATCACACGTCGACCGCACCGCGGTCGCCGTCGTCGGGCCACTACGCGGTGCGGTTCACCGCCGCGCTCGTGCTGCTGGTCGTGTCGTCGGAGTGGCCGCTGGGACCCCTGGGTGCCGGGTACCTCGCCAGCATCGCCGCGTTGCGGATGCTGCTGCTGACCTTCGGGGTCGCGCCACTGCTGCTGGTCGGCACGCCCCCGTGGATGCTGCGCGCGCTGCTCGGCGTCGACGGCGGCTCAGGTGACCGACCGCGACGGCGGCTGCGCCTCGCGCAGGTGCTGACCTTCCCGTGGGTCGCGTTCCTGCTGTTCAACGTCACGTTGATCGTCACGCAACTGCCGCCGGTCGTCGACACCATGAAGATCACCCAGCTCGGGTCGTTCGGGCTGGACATCGCCTGGCTGGCCGCATCGATCATCGTGTGGGTGCCGATCGTCCGACCGGTCCCCGAGCTCGGTGGGTTGGGCGACCCGATGCGTCTGCTGTACCTGTTCGGCCTCTCGGTGCTGCCCACGGTGCCCGCGTCGTTCCTGACGTTCTCGCGGTTCCCGCTGTACCGGCTGTACGAGCTGGCACCGCGCGTGTTCGATCCGATCGACGCGGTGCTGGATCAGCAGATCGCCGGCCTGAGCCTGAAGGTCGGCGGCGGGATCCTGCTGTGGACGGCGATGACCGTCCTGTTCTTCCGGTGGGCCGCACAGGAGCAGCCCGACGCGGTGCAGTCGGTCAGCTGGGCGCGCTTCGAGCGCGATCTGGAGCGCCACGACCTGCGCAGTCACCGCGAGCGCCCGCCGTCCTGA
- the ald gene encoding alanine dehydrogenase, with product MRIGLPTEIKDREQRVALDPNAVSAAVRDDHDVVVQAGAGAGAGFDDAEYAKVGAEIVDTAAEAWAADLVVKVKEPQPEEYDHFRDDLTLFTYLHLAAEPRLADALIDSGVTAFAYETLTEKGKLPLLAPMSEIAGRVAPIAGASYLAAHRGGSGVLIGGAAGVPQARVVVVGLGVAGGLAARGAKGLDAVVVGVDVDLARLGEAAHDGDVTTTVASNERAVGEVVRDADLVIGAALVPGARAPVVVTEEHVASMRPGSVIVDLAIDQGGCIATARPTTLSEPVYTAHDVVHYCVTNVPGQYPRTASRALSAAVAPRLLALASDPGSTKLEGALNVRDGEITHPVVAAALG from the coding sequence ATGCGCATCGGCCTACCGACCGAGATCAAGGACCGCGAGCAGCGGGTCGCGCTGGACCCGAACGCCGTCTCGGCGGCCGTGCGCGACGACCATGACGTGGTCGTGCAGGCGGGCGCGGGAGCGGGCGCCGGATTCGACGACGCCGAGTACGCGAAGGTCGGCGCCGAGATCGTGGATACGGCCGCCGAGGCGTGGGCGGCCGACCTGGTGGTCAAGGTCAAGGAGCCGCAACCGGAGGAGTACGACCACTTCCGCGACGACCTGACGCTGTTCACGTACCTGCACCTGGCCGCCGAACCGCGCCTGGCGGACGCGCTGATCGACAGCGGGGTCACCGCGTTCGCGTACGAGACCCTGACCGAGAAAGGCAAGTTGCCGCTGCTGGCGCCGATGAGCGAGATCGCAGGACGCGTCGCGCCGATCGCCGGCGCCAGCTACCTCGCCGCCCACCGCGGCGGGTCGGGTGTCCTGATCGGCGGGGCGGCGGGCGTTCCGCAGGCCCGGGTGGTGGTGGTCGGGCTCGGGGTCGCGGGCGGGCTGGCGGCGCGCGGTGCCAAGGGACTCGACGCGGTCGTGGTCGGTGTCGACGTGGACCTCGCCCGCCTTGGTGAGGCCGCCCACGACGGGGACGTCACGACCACGGTCGCGTCGAACGAGCGGGCGGTCGGCGAGGTCGTGCGCGACGCCGATCTGGTCATCGGCGCCGCGTTGGTGCCCGGAGCGCGCGCACCCGTGGTGGTGACCGAGGAGCACGTCGCGTCGATGCGCCCGGGTTCGGTGATCGTCGATCTGGCGATCGACCAGGGCGGCTGCATCGCGACCGCGCGACCGACCACGTTGTCCGAACCGGTGTACACGGCCCACGACGTCGTCCATTACTGCGTGACCAACGTGCCCGGCCAGTACCCGCGGACCGCCAGCCGCGCGCTGTCCGCCGCTGTGGCGCCGCGCCTGCTCGCGCTGGCGTCCGATCCCGGATCCACGAAGCTCGAGGGTGCCCTCAACGTGCGCGACGGCGAGATCACACACCCTGTCGTCGCCGCGGCGCTGGGCTGA
- a CDS encoding fumarate reductase/succinate dehydrogenase flavoprotein subunit, whose protein sequence is MAIDTSNLTTGGALDGKVPQGDLASLWTDHQFDMKLVNPNNKRKFEVIVIGTGLAGASAAATMGELGYNVTVFTFHDSPRRAHSIAAQGGINAAKNYQNDGDSIYRLFYDTVKGGDYCSREANVYRLAEVSLEIIDQAVAQGVPFAREYGGLLANRSFGGAQVSRTFYARGQTGQQLLLGAYQALARQIDAGKVTLHNRTELLDIVVVDGRAVGVVVRDLLTGEITSHSAHAVVLATGGYSNAFYLSTNAMKCNATAIWRAHRRGAYFANPCFTQIHPTAIPPSEEFQSKLTLMSESLRNDGRIWVPREADDGRAPRDIPSDERYYYLEERYPAFGNLVPRDVASRNAKERVDAGYGVGPRENGVYLDFADAIERLGTDAITEKYGNLFEMYERITGEDPYKVPMRIYPAPHYTMGGLWVDYHLMSNVPGLFVIGEANFSDHGANRLGASALMQGLADGYFVLPYTIGNYLAPLLGEPLVDTDHDAFTQVTKDVRGRIDHLLSVGGTRSVDWFHRELGKILWDYCGMSRSEESLKKALSEIPALREEFHSDVRVLGDDASLNESLEKAGRVSDFFELAELMCVDALDRNESCGAHFREEYQTEDGEARRDDEEYRYVAAWESNGVGNAPTLHKEQLEYEHVELVQRSYK, encoded by the coding sequence GTGGCAATCGACACGAGCAACCTGACGACCGGTGGCGCGCTCGACGGCAAGGTGCCGCAGGGCGACCTCGCCTCGCTGTGGACCGACCACCAGTTCGACATGAAGCTGGTGAACCCCAACAACAAGCGCAAGTTCGAGGTCATCGTGATCGGCACCGGCCTGGCGGGTGCCTCCGCCGCCGCGACCATGGGTGAGCTCGGCTACAACGTCACCGTCTTCACCTTCCACGATTCCCCGCGGCGCGCGCACTCGATCGCCGCGCAGGGCGGCATCAACGCGGCGAAGAACTACCAGAACGACGGCGACAGCATCTACCGGCTGTTCTACGACACCGTGAAGGGCGGCGACTACTGCTCGCGCGAGGCGAACGTGTACCGCCTGGCCGAGGTCAGCCTCGAGATCATCGACCAGGCGGTCGCCCAGGGCGTGCCCTTCGCCCGAGAGTACGGCGGCCTGCTGGCGAACCGGTCGTTCGGCGGTGCCCAGGTGTCGCGGACGTTCTATGCCCGCGGCCAGACCGGCCAGCAGCTCCTGCTCGGCGCCTACCAGGCGCTGGCACGCCAGATCGACGCCGGCAAGGTCACGCTGCACAACCGCACCGAGTTGCTCGACATCGTGGTCGTCGACGGCCGTGCCGTCGGCGTCGTCGTGCGCGACCTGTTGACCGGCGAGATCACCTCGCACAGCGCCCACGCCGTCGTGCTGGCGACGGGTGGGTACTCCAACGCGTTCTACCTGTCGACGAACGCGATGAAGTGCAACGCGACGGCGATCTGGCGCGCACACCGGCGCGGGGCGTACTTCGCCAACCCGTGCTTCACCCAGATCCACCCGACCGCCATCCCGCCGAGTGAGGAGTTCCAGTCCAAGCTCACGCTGATGAGCGAGTCCTTGCGCAACGACGGGCGCATCTGGGTGCCGCGCGAGGCTGACGACGGCCGCGCGCCCCGCGACATCCCCTCGGACGAGCGCTACTACTACCTCGAGGAGCGCTACCCGGCGTTCGGCAACCTCGTGCCGCGCGACGTCGCCAGCCGCAACGCGAAGGAACGCGTCGACGCGGGCTACGGGGTCGGACCGCGCGAGAACGGCGTGTACCTCGACTTCGCCGACGCGATCGAGCGGCTGGGCACCGACGCCATCACCGAGAAGTACGGCAACCTGTTCGAGATGTACGAGCGCATCACGGGCGAGGACCCGTACAAGGTTCCGATGCGCATCTACCCGGCCCCGCACTACACGATGGGCGGGCTGTGGGTGGACTATCACCTGATGAGCAACGTGCCCGGGCTGTTCGTCATCGGCGAAGCCAACTTCAGCGACCACGGCGCCAACCGCCTTGGCGCCAGCGCCCTCATGCAGGGCCTGGCCGACGGCTACTTCGTGCTGCCGTACACGATCGGCAACTACCTGGCCCCGCTGCTCGGCGAGCCACTGGTCGACACCGACCACGACGCGTTCACGCAGGTCACCAAGGATGTCCGGGGCCGCATCGACCACCTGCTGTCGGTCGGCGGGACGCGCAGCGTCGACTGGTTCCACCGCGAGCTCGGCAAGATCCTGTGGGACTACTGCGGGATGTCGCGCAGTGAGGAGAGCCTCAAGAAGGCGCTGTCGGAGATCCCCGCGCTGCGCGAGGAGTTCCACAGCGACGTGCGCGTGCTCGGCGACGACGCCAGCCTCAACGAGTCGCTCGAGAAGGCTGGGCGCGTGTCCGACTTCTTCGAACTGGCCGAGCTGATGTGCGTCGACGCGCTCGACCGCAACGAGTCGTGTGGCGCGCACTTCCGCGAGGAGTACCAGACCGAGGACGGAGAGGCCAGGCGCGACGACGAGGAGTACCGCTACGTCGCCGCGTGGGAGTCCAACGGCGTCGGCAACGCTCCGACGCTCCACAAGGAGCAGTTGGAGTACGAGCATGTGGAGCTCGTGCAGCGCAGCTACAAATGA
- a CDS encoding DUF3152 domain-containing protein — protein MAKLFGAVLCAALLATVLVTPAAAQRRAPVRTTTEGFAYVADNGDRAGSGRLRTYRIEVEPAADVNLRWVTMHAERALGDRRGWTGAADWALRRVRRRPDIRVLIATPRTVDRLCARAGLRTMGRLSCWNGQFAAINVNRWRRGSAGFTGPLRTYRRYVLNHEVGHGLGYDHRSCPRPGARAPVMQQQTIVTRPCRANGWPALDP, from the coding sequence ATGGCGAAGCTGTTCGGTGCCGTGCTGTGTGCGGCGCTTCTGGCGACCGTGCTGGTCACCCCCGCCGCGGCGCAGCGTCGCGCACCCGTGCGCACGACCACCGAGGGGTTCGCGTACGTGGCCGACAACGGGGATCGCGCCGGCAGCGGTCGGTTGCGGACCTATCGCATCGAGGTCGAGCCGGCCGCCGATGTGAACCTGCGGTGGGTGACGATGCACGCCGAGCGGGCGCTCGGCGACCGACGTGGCTGGACAGGCGCGGCCGACTGGGCGCTGCGGCGCGTCCGCCGGCGACCTGACATCCGGGTGCTCATCGCGACGCCGCGCACGGTCGACCGGTTGTGCGCCCGCGCCGGGCTGCGGACGATGGGACGGCTGTCCTGCTGGAACGGTCAGTTCGCCGCCATCAACGTCAACCGCTGGAGGCGCGGCTCGGCAGGGTTCACCGGCCCGCTGAGGACGTACCGGCGGTACGTCCTCAACCACGAGGTCGGTCACGGGCTGGGCTACGACCACCGTTCGTGCCCCCGGCCGGGTGCGCGAGCCCCCGTGATGCAGCAGCAGACCATCGTCACCCGGCCGTGTCGCGCGAACGGCTGGCCCGCGCTCGATCCGTGA
- a CDS encoding methylmalonyl-CoA mutase family protein, producing the protein MSSEHETASGIPTRAVYRPADVADLGYDELGDPGTYPYARGVHETMYRGRHWTMRQYAGFATAAASNARYRYLLDQGQTGLSVAFDLPTQMGYDSDHALAAGEVGKVGVAIDSLADMRALFDGIPLDEVSTSMTINAPASILLLLYQLVGEEQGVDPAKLRGTIQNDVLKEYIARGTYIFPPAPSLRIVTDTFAYCSQVLPAFNTISISGYHMAEAGATAVQEIGFTLANAIAYVEAAVAAGLDVDQFAPRLSFFFVARSSLLEEVAKFRAARRLWARIMRDRFGATSPKAQMLRFHTQTAGVQLTAQQAEVNLIRVAIQALAATLGGTQSLHANAFDEALALPSETAARLALRTQQVVAHETDVPLVADPLGGSWFIESLTDEIERRAEALIARVDDLGGAVPAIDDGFQKQQIELSAYEHQRRVERGERIVVGVNAFTLDEDVQPELQRVDDAVRTAQAERLVRVRAARDATVVADRLDEVRRVAASSDNLLEPMREALRAMATVGEVCDVLRGVFGRYQPPSGV; encoded by the coding sequence ATGAGCAGCGAGCACGAGACCGCGTCCGGGATCCCCACGCGGGCCGTCTACCGACCCGCCGACGTGGCGGATCTCGGCTACGACGAGCTGGGCGATCCGGGCACCTACCCCTATGCCCGCGGCGTCCACGAGACGATGTACCGGGGCCGGCACTGGACCATGCGTCAGTACGCCGGGTTCGCAACCGCGGCGGCGTCAAACGCCCGCTACCGGTACCTGCTCGATCAGGGTCAGACCGGCCTGTCCGTCGCGTTCGACCTTCCGACGCAGATGGGCTATGACTCGGACCACGCGTTGGCGGCGGGCGAGGTCGGCAAGGTGGGCGTGGCCATCGACTCGCTGGCCGACATGCGGGCGCTGTTCGACGGCATCCCACTGGACGAGGTCTCGACCTCGATGACGATCAACGCGCCCGCGTCGATCCTCTTGCTGCTGTACCAGCTGGTCGGGGAGGAGCAGGGCGTCGACCCCGCCAAGCTGCGCGGTACGATCCAGAACGACGTGCTCAAGGAGTACATCGCGCGGGGCACCTACATCTTCCCGCCCGCGCCCAGCCTGCGGATCGTCACCGACACGTTCGCCTACTGCAGCCAGGTGCTGCCTGCGTTCAACACCATCTCGATCTCGGGCTACCACATGGCCGAGGCCGGGGCGACGGCGGTGCAGGAGATCGGCTTCACGCTGGCCAACGCGATCGCCTACGTCGAAGCGGCCGTCGCCGCCGGACTCGACGTCGACCAGTTCGCGCCGCGGCTGTCGTTCTTCTTCGTGGCGCGCTCGTCGTTGCTCGAGGAGGTCGCCAAGTTCCGCGCCGCCCGCCGGCTGTGGGCGCGGATCATGAGAGACCGGTTCGGCGCGACGTCGCCGAAGGCCCAGATGCTGCGCTTCCACACGCAGACGGCCGGGGTGCAGCTGACCGCTCAGCAGGCGGAGGTGAACCTGATCCGTGTCGCCATCCAGGCGCTGGCCGCGACGCTGGGTGGCACCCAGTCGCTGCACGCCAACGCGTTCGATGAGGCTCTGGCCCTGCCCAGCGAGACGGCGGCCCGTCTGGCGCTGCGCACGCAGCAGGTCGTCGCGCACGAGACCGATGTGCCACTGGTCGCCGACCCGCTGGGTGGCAGCTGGTTCATCGAGTCGCTGACCGACGAGATCGAGCGGAGGGCCGAGGCGTTGATCGCCCGCGTGGACGACCTCGGCGGTGCGGTCCCGGCGATCGACGACGGCTTCCAGAAGCAGCAGATCGAGCTGAGTGCCTACGAGCACCAGCGCCGGGTCGAGCGCGGCGAGCGCATCGTCGTCGGCGTCAACGCCTTCACCCTCGACGAGGATGTCCAACCCGAGCTGCAGCGCGTCGACGATGCGGTGCGCACAGCCCAGGCCGAGCGCCTCGTGCGGGTCCGCGCCGCACGTGACGCGACCGTCGTCGCCGACCGCCTCGACGAGGTGCGGCGGGTGGCGGCATCGTCGGACAACCTGCTCGAGCCGATGCGCGAGGCACTGCGCGCGATGGCGACCGTCGGCGAGGTCTGCGACGTGCTGCGCGGTGTGTTCGGCCGGTACCAGCCCCCGTCCGGCGTGTGA
- a CDS encoding SCO family protein produces the protein MTNHLRVRGVLRLLAALTALAAIAGCTPTTTTATLAAADDAAVTAPGWNGVAVDGAPRMPAQSFTAADGRPFDLAAAMRERPTLVYFGYTNCPDMCPVHMANIAAALDETTVDPAQVNVVLVTADPERDTPEVLGEFLETFDRSFIGLWAPREEVDAVLHGLGLPPSTIEEDDDGQGRDGHGYTVGHPSQVFAFDTTGRARLAYPFGTRQSQWVEDLPKLVREWS, from the coding sequence ATGACGAACCACCTGCGCGTCAGGGGTGTGCTCCGGCTGCTGGCCGCGCTCACAGCGCTGGCTGCGATCGCCGGATGCACTCCCACGACGACGACGGCGACGCTGGCGGCCGCAGACGACGCGGCCGTGACGGCACCGGGGTGGAACGGCGTGGCGGTCGACGGCGCGCCGCGGATGCCCGCGCAGTCATTCACCGCCGCCGACGGCCGGCCGTTCGACCTCGCCGCAGCGATGCGCGAGCGCCCGACGCTGGTCTACTTCGGGTACACGAACTGCCCGGACATGTGCCCGGTCCACATGGCCAACATCGCTGCGGCGCTGGACGAGACCACCGTGGACCCGGCCCAGGTGAACGTCGTGCTCGTCACCGCCGACCCGGAGCGGGACACGCCCGAGGTGCTCGGCGAGTTCCTCGAGACCTTCGACCGCTCGTTCATCGGCCTGTGGGCGCCGCGCGAGGAGGTCGACGCGGTGCTGCATGGTCTGGGGCTGCCGCCGTCGACGATCGAGGAGGACGACGACGGGCAGGGCCGGGACGGCCACGGCTACACGGTCGGTCATCCCTCGCAGGTGTTCGCCTTCGACACCACGGGACGTGCGCGGCTCGCCTACCCGTTCGGCACACGACAGTCACAATGGGTGGAGGACCTGCCGAAGCTGGTGCGGGAGTGGTCATGA
- a CDS encoding NAD(P)H-quinone dehydrogenase codes for MHIVIIGGGPAGYEAALVAAEHGTRVTVVSNEGLGGNSVLWDCVPSKALIVSADAMGWMQSADRLGVRLADGTEVHASSVVDMASVIERVATLARNQSDDIADKLDRAGVEVVRGRGRLTGPCNVAVTPDDGDNYEISSDMVLISTGSNPRILPFFQPDGERVFTARELFRLRELPERLIVVGSGATGAEYAHAFSRFGAEVHLVSSREQVLPSEDPDAANVIEDSFERWGMTIHRQRRAVDVDVTGDGVRVRAELSKDGEVVEGRGEWLEGSHVLFCVGQVPASDDLGLDAVGVDVEERGAIPVDGVGRTNVLTIYAAGDVTGGMMLASTAAMQGRNAIWHFIGKSVQPLRSDVIARCVFTNPEVASVGIPAERVAEHGSNAIETVRLDFFSNPRAKMTEHTEGFVKLHARRGSGTVLGGVVVADSASDLVTPLSVAVRNRLTVEQIAHAFTIYPSMAGSLQETARQVLARQPDEAVY; via the coding sequence ATGCACATCGTGATCATCGGCGGCGGGCCAGCGGGCTACGAGGCCGCGCTGGTGGCAGCCGAACACGGCACGCGGGTCACCGTGGTGTCCAACGAAGGGCTCGGTGGCAACAGCGTGCTGTGGGACTGCGTGCCCTCGAAGGCGTTGATCGTGTCGGCCGACGCCATGGGCTGGATGCAGTCCGCGGACCGGCTGGGGGTACGGCTGGCCGACGGCACCGAGGTGCACGCGAGCTCCGTGGTCGACATGGCGTCGGTCATCGAACGCGTCGCCACGCTCGCGCGCAACCAGTCCGACGACATCGCCGACAAGCTCGACCGGGCCGGCGTCGAGGTCGTGCGGGGACGCGGCCGGTTGACCGGTCCGTGCAACGTGGCGGTCACGCCCGACGACGGCGACAACTACGAGATCAGCAGCGACATGGTGCTGATCTCGACGGGGTCCAACCCCCGGATCCTTCCGTTCTTCCAACCCGACGGTGAGCGCGTGTTCACCGCCCGCGAGCTGTTCCGGTTGCGGGAGCTGCCGGAGCGTCTGATCGTCGTTGGATCGGGCGCCACCGGAGCCGAGTACGCGCATGCGTTCTCACGGTTCGGCGCCGAGGTCCACCTCGTGTCCAGCCGCGAGCAGGTGCTGCCGAGCGAGGATCCCGATGCTGCGAACGTCATCGAGGACAGCTTCGAGCGGTGGGGGATGACCATCCACCGCCAGCGGCGGGCGGTCGACGTCGACGTGACCGGGGACGGTGTCCGCGTGCGCGCGGAACTGTCGAAGGACGGCGAGGTCGTCGAGGGCCGCGGCGAGTGGCTCGAGGGCAGCCACGTGCTGTTCTGCGTCGGCCAGGTGCCGGCCTCGGACGATCTCGGCCTCGACGCCGTCGGCGTCGACGTCGAGGAGCGGGGGGCGATCCCCGTCGACGGGGTGGGCCGCACGAACGTGCTCACGATCTACGCGGCCGGCGATGTCACGGGCGGGATGATGCTCGCCAGCACGGCCGCCATGCAGGGTCGCAACGCCATCTGGCATTTCATCGGCAAGAGCGTGCAGCCGCTGCGGTCGGACGTGATCGCGCGGTGCGTGTTCACCAACCCGGAGGTCGCCTCCGTCGGCATCCCGGCGGAGCGGGTCGCCGAGCACGGATCCAACGCGATCGAGACGGTCCGGCTCGACTTCTTCAGCAACCCGCGGGCCAAGATGACCGAGCACACCGAGGGCTTCGTCAAGCTGCATGCCCGGCGCGGTTCGGGCACCGTGCTGGGCGGTGTCGTGGTGGCCGACAGCGCCAGCGACCTGGTGACGCCGCTCAGCGTCGCGGTGCGCAACCGCCTGACCGTCGAGCAGATCGCGCACGCGTTCACGATCTACCCGTCGATGGCGGGGTCGCTGCAGGAGACCGCCCGTCAGGTGCTCGCCAGGCAGCCCGACGAAGCGGTGTACTGA